A single genomic interval of Zingiber officinale cultivar Zhangliang chromosome 4A, Zo_v1.1, whole genome shotgun sequence harbors:
- the LOC121969459 gene encoding QWRF motif-containing protein 2-like isoform X1 — protein MAAAMAAAASRNPPHRRKSGSASPNRGDPLIPRRSPLIPSEKGNAGAAGGRWTRAKEIESRYLSSYGPASSFSTVTSFSSSGSSSSAWRSPSPLLAARPSTPRALPQSASQKRSHSVDRARPATPRAASRPATPEPSSSANRALCMTTRSLSVSFQGESFFYQTSRAKTASPSPTRKPTPERRRSNASAAAPRKSGDHLENSKPFENHHRWPSSRVQPSNSLVDGLNYSSDKKETSLATFRLLQRSRMFDDCARRASLDGIDVSASFDTDSFSSGSSSGIRESKSSCQEKVSPSWINVPARFCQETSRTGRHPEPYSPVSSPDSRSAGQQKLSLIKKPSVDGSLSSPRSASSPLRPMRTPSPSKLAASATRGLTALRTRSNASLGTSPLSHPGNAPSIISFAAEVRRTKKGENRIEEAHSLRLFDNRHLQWRFVNARSDTALLVEKLTVEKIIHNAWKTITELRDSITIKRIKLQRLTQHLKLFSILKGQMASLEELLILKRDHSSSLSGATEALKASTLRLPIVSGAKADILEVKDAVGSALNMMQVMGSSICSLLSKVEGVSSFASEITKLVLQEQALLSRSRNLLTTLAALHVKQCSIQGHLLQLRRIESER, from the exons ATGGCGGCGGCGATGGCGGCCGCCGCGTCTCGGAATCCTCCGCACAGGCGTAAGAGCGGCTCGGCCTCTCCGAATCGGGGAGATCCCCTCATCCCTCGCCGCTCGCCGCTGATCCCTTCCGAGAAGGGCAATGCCGGCGCTGCCGGCGGGAGGTGGACTCGGGCGAAGGAGATCGAGTCTCGGTATCTCTCGTCCTACGGTCCCGCCTCTTCGTTCTCAACCGTGACTTCGTTCTCTTCTTCGGGCTCTTCGTCGAGCGCGTGGCGTTCCCCGTCGCCGCTCCTGGCCGCGCGGCCCTCGACGCCGCGGGCATTGCCTCAATCCGCATCGCAGAAGCGATCCCACTCCGTGGATCGGGCGCGGCCTGCGACGCCTCGTGCCGCTTCGCGGCCGGCCACACCGGAGCCCTCTTCTTCGGCAAACCGTGCCCTCTGTATGACAACCCGGAGCCTCTCTGTGTCGTTTCAAGGGGAGTCGTTCTTTTACCAGACCAGCCGCGCTAAGACCGCCTCCCCCAGCCCTACCAGAAAGCCCACGCCTGAGCGGCGGCGATCTAATGCCAGTGCCGCTGCACCAAGGAAGAGTGGCGATCATTTGGAGAACTCGAAGCCCTTTGAAAACCATCATAGATGGCCATCCTCTAGAGTCCAACCGTCTAATTCGTTGGTTGATGGGTTGAATTATTCGTCTGACAAGAAAGAAACGAGCTTGGCTACCTTCAGGTTGCTCCAGCGATCAAGGATGTTTGATGACTGTGCGAGGAGGGCGTCGTTGGATGGGATTGATGTCTCAGCTTCATTCGATACGGATAGCTTCTCCTCTGGGAGCAGTTCGGGTATTCGCGAATCCAAATCGTCGTGCCAGGAAAAGGTGTCTCCCAGTTGGATCAATGTGCCAGCAAGGTTTTGCCAGGAGACAAGCAGGACGGGTAGGCATCCTGAACCATATTCTCCTGTTTCTTCACCAGATTCAAGGTCTGCGGGACAGCAAAAATTGAGTCTAATAAAGAAACCGTCGGTGGATGGCTCTTTGTCTTCTCCAAGGTCAGCTTCTTCACCTCTCCGACCCATGAGAACTCCTTCTCCAAGTAAGCTTGCTGCTTCAGCAACGAGGGGTTTAACTGCTCTTCGGACAAGAAGTAATGCTTCATTGGGTACCTCCCCGCTAAGTCACCCAGGCAATGCACCTTCAATCATAAGCTTTGCTGCTGAAGTGCGGAGAACAAAGAAAGGGGAAAATCGGATTGAGGAGGCTCACTCATTGAGGTTGTTTGATAACCGGCATTTACAGTGGCGATTTGTTAATGCCAGGTCTGATACTGCTCTTCTAGTGGAGAAACTAACTGTAGAG AAAATTATCCATAATGCATGGAAAACTATCACAGAGTTGCGTGATTCCATCACTATTAAAAGGATCAAGCTACAACGTCTGACCCAACATTTAAAGCTATTTTCTATTCTTAAGGGGCAA ATGGCCTCTCTGGAAGAGCTGTTAATTTTGAAGAGAGATCATTCAAGCTCATTATCAGGAGCTACTGAAGCACTGAAGGCTAGCACACTTCGTCTTCCTATAGTTAGTGGAGCCAAG GCAGATATCCTGGAAGTCAAGGATGCTGTTGGTTCAGCACTTAATATGATGCAGGTTATGGGATCTTCAATATGCTCTCTATTATCTAAG GTAGAGGGTGTGAGTAGTTTTGCTTCCGAAATTACTAAACTAGTTCTGCAAGAGCAAGCGCTTCTCTCCCGATCAAGAAATCTCTTGACTACCCTTGCAGCTCTGCAT GTAAAGCAGTGCAGTATCCAAGGGCATCTTTTACAACTAAGACGAATAGAAAGCGAGAGATAA
- the LOC121969459 gene encoding QWRF motif-containing protein 2-like isoform X2: MAAAMAAAASRNPPHRRKSGSASPNRGDPLIPRRSPLIPSEKGNAGAAGGRWTRAKEIESRYLSSYGPASSFSTVTSFSSSGSSSSAWRSPSPLLAARPSTPRALPQSASQKRSHSVDRARPATPRAASRPATPEPSSSANRALCMTTRSLSVSFQGESFFYQTSRAKTASPSPTRKPTPERRRSNASAAAPRKSGDHLENSKPFENHHRWPSSRVQPSNSLVDGLNYSSDKKETSLATFRLLQRSRMFDDCARRASLDGIDVSASFDTDSFSSGSSSGIRESKSSCQEKVSPSWINVPARFCQETSRTASSPLRPMRTPSPSKLAASATRGLTALRTRSNASLGTSPLSHPGNAPSIISFAAEVRRTKKGENRIEEAHSLRLFDNRHLQWRFVNARSDTALLVEKLTVEKIIHNAWKTITELRDSITIKRIKLQRLTQHLKLFSILKGQMASLEELLILKRDHSSSLSGATEALKASTLRLPIVSGAKADILEVKDAVGSALNMMQVMGSSICSLLSKVEGVSSFASEITKLVLQEQALLSRSRNLLTTLAALHVKQCSIQGHLLQLRRIESER, from the exons ATGGCGGCGGCGATGGCGGCCGCCGCGTCTCGGAATCCTCCGCACAGGCGTAAGAGCGGCTCGGCCTCTCCGAATCGGGGAGATCCCCTCATCCCTCGCCGCTCGCCGCTGATCCCTTCCGAGAAGGGCAATGCCGGCGCTGCCGGCGGGAGGTGGACTCGGGCGAAGGAGATCGAGTCTCGGTATCTCTCGTCCTACGGTCCCGCCTCTTCGTTCTCAACCGTGACTTCGTTCTCTTCTTCGGGCTCTTCGTCGAGCGCGTGGCGTTCCCCGTCGCCGCTCCTGGCCGCGCGGCCCTCGACGCCGCGGGCATTGCCTCAATCCGCATCGCAGAAGCGATCCCACTCCGTGGATCGGGCGCGGCCTGCGACGCCTCGTGCCGCTTCGCGGCCGGCCACACCGGAGCCCTCTTCTTCGGCAAACCGTGCCCTCTGTATGACAACCCGGAGCCTCTCTGTGTCGTTTCAAGGGGAGTCGTTCTTTTACCAGACCAGCCGCGCTAAGACCGCCTCCCCCAGCCCTACCAGAAAGCCCACGCCTGAGCGGCGGCGATCTAATGCCAGTGCCGCTGCACCAAGGAAGAGTGGCGATCATTTGGAGAACTCGAAGCCCTTTGAAAACCATCATAGATGGCCATCCTCTAGAGTCCAACCGTCTAATTCGTTGGTTGATGGGTTGAATTATTCGTCTGACAAGAAAGAAACGAGCTTGGCTACCTTCAGGTTGCTCCAGCGATCAAGGATGTTTGATGACTGTGCGAGGAGGGCGTCGTTGGATGGGATTGATGTCTCAGCTTCATTCGATACGGATAGCTTCTCCTCTGGGAGCAGTTCGGGTATTCGCGAATCCAAATCGTCGTGCCAGGAAAAGGTGTCTCCCAGTTGGATCAATGTGCCAGCAAGGTTTTGCCAGGAGACAAGCAGGACGG CTTCTTCACCTCTCCGACCCATGAGAACTCCTTCTCCAAGTAAGCTTGCTGCTTCAGCAACGAGGGGTTTAACTGCTCTTCGGACAAGAAGTAATGCTTCATTGGGTACCTCCCCGCTAAGTCACCCAGGCAATGCACCTTCAATCATAAGCTTTGCTGCTGAAGTGCGGAGAACAAAGAAAGGGGAAAATCGGATTGAGGAGGCTCACTCATTGAGGTTGTTTGATAACCGGCATTTACAGTGGCGATTTGTTAATGCCAGGTCTGATACTGCTCTTCTAGTGGAGAAACTAACTGTAGAG AAAATTATCCATAATGCATGGAAAACTATCACAGAGTTGCGTGATTCCATCACTATTAAAAGGATCAAGCTACAACGTCTGACCCAACATTTAAAGCTATTTTCTATTCTTAAGGGGCAA ATGGCCTCTCTGGAAGAGCTGTTAATTTTGAAGAGAGATCATTCAAGCTCATTATCAGGAGCTACTGAAGCACTGAAGGCTAGCACACTTCGTCTTCCTATAGTTAGTGGAGCCAAG GCAGATATCCTGGAAGTCAAGGATGCTGTTGGTTCAGCACTTAATATGATGCAGGTTATGGGATCTTCAATATGCTCTCTATTATCTAAG GTAGAGGGTGTGAGTAGTTTTGCTTCCGAAATTACTAAACTAGTTCTGCAAGAGCAAGCGCTTCTCTCCCGATCAAGAAATCTCTTGACTACCCTTGCAGCTCTGCAT GTAAAGCAGTGCAGTATCCAAGGGCATCTTTTACAACTAAGACGAATAGAAAGCGAGAGATAA